TTGATAATTATCTCCAGTGCAATGCGCCGAGGGTTGATTTCATAGTCTTGCTTACGCTCAAAGGGATCATTGACAGCGCAGTTGTAGTAAATTTCAAACAACTCAGATTTATTTCTGAAGTGTTTGGCTAATGCTTCGATGGCCGCACGTCGCACATCTCCATCATTATCAGCAGTGGCACGGTCTTTGAGAATCAAGCGGGTATCCGGGTCATCTTTGAAATTGCTGGCTAATACTTCGATGGCTGTATATCGCACATCCTCATGATTATCAGCAGTGGTGCAGTCTTTGAGAAATAACTGGGTGTCCGGATCATCTTTGAAATTGCTGGCTAATGCTTCGATGGCTGCACCTCGCACAATCCATTGATTATCAGCAGTGGCGCGGTTTTTGAGAAACAAGTGGGTGTCTGGGTCATCTTTGAAATTGCTGGCTAATGCTTCGATGGCTGCACGTCGCACAACCCATTGATCATCAGCAGTGGCGCGGTCTTTGAGAATCGAGCGGGTATCCGGGTCATCTTTGAGATTACTGGCTAATGCTTCAATAGCTACACGTCGCACAACCCATTGATCATCAGCAGTGGCGCGGTCTTTGAGAATTGAGCGGGTGTCCGAGTCATCTTTGAAATTGCTGGCTAATGCTTCGATGGCTACACGTCGCACATACTCTTCATTCTCAGCAGTAGTGAGGTTTTTGAGAATCGAGCGGGTGTCCAGGTCATCTGGGAAATTACTGGCTAATGCTTTGATGGCTGCATATCGCACATCCTCATAATTATCAGCAGTGGTTAGCTTTTTGAGAATCGAACACGTGTCTGGCTCATCTTTGAAATTGCTGGCTAATGCTTGGATGGCTGCACGTCGTACATACTCTTCATTCTCAGTAGTGGTGAGGTCTTTGAGAAACGAGTGAGTGTCTGGCTCATCTTTGAAATTGCTGGCTAATACTTCGATGGCTACACGTCGCACATACTCTTCATTCTCAGCAGTGGTGAGGTCTTTGAGAAGCGAGTGAGTGTCTGGCTCATCTTTAAAATTGCTGGCTAATGTTTCGATAGCTGCATATCGCAAATCCCATGCATAATCAGTAGTGGCGCAGTTTTTGAGAAACGAATGCGTATCCAGGTCATCTTTAAAATTGCTGGCTAATGCTTCGATGGCTGTATATCGTACATCCTCATCATCATCAGCAGTGGCGCGGTCTTTGAGAAACGAGCGGGTATCCGGGTCATCTTTGAAATTGCTGGCTAATGCTTGGATGGCTGCACCTCGCACATACTCATTATCATCAGCAGTGGCACGGTCTTGAAGAATCGAGCCGATGTCCGGGTCATCTTTGAAATTGCTAGCTAATGCTTGGATGGCTGCACCTCGCACATACTCATTATCATCAGCAGTGGCACGGTCTTTGAGCCAGTGTAAGGTATCCCAGTTATCTTTCCAAACTACGGCAACTGTTGCAACTGCTTGAGTGCGAATTTTCTGAACTAGCTCAGTTTCTTCTTCATCATCATAGGGTTCATAATAATACCAGAGGTCATATTTAGTTAAGTCTTTTAGCTTGTAAAGCAATTTATTAGCCACTGATTCAATCACCGAGCGATTTCTCACTTCTACAAGACACTTAGCCGCTAGAAAAAAGTTAATAAATTTTTCCTCCTCGCCATCTTGCGCCATTAAGTAATCAAGAATTTCACCAACAAATTTCGCATCAATCATTCCCGCGATTAACAGCAATACCTCATGCCAAGTTTCATCTTGCCAGTGTTTGCCAAAAACTTCAGTTTTGAGAAACTCAATTGTAATGCTGCGTTCCTTCTCAAACTGCCAGACAAACTCCCAAGCACAGAAATATTCTAAAAAAGTCCGATGCACAAAGGCATAGTAATCTGCACCCAAGAAACATAAAATAAAATTGCGATCGCGCAGTTGTTTCATCAACCGTCTGGCTTTATCTCTGGCATCACTCACTGGTATGCTTTGCAGATATTTAGTGAAGATTGCTTCTAAATCATCAGCATAGATAATGTTGCCAGCTAAACCTTTTTCACTGGTTTGCATAAGGTAAGCAACTTGACGCAACATTGCCTGTTTATCTTTATAATCAATAATGTCCAGACGTTCATCCGGCTTTAAATTGCGTCCCTCGTCCCAATTATGCAGCAGAACCTCTGAAGCATCTTTATACAGTTCGCTTCTATCTCTGGGTAATTCTCGCTTGAGATTGAGAATTGCCATCATGGTTAACAGCAGAGGATTTTGTGCTAGTTCGGAAATTGCTTTTGATTCATTAATTACTCTTTGTAGACGCTCACGTTTGATATTTTTATCTCTTTCTTCGGCTTGAGTAAAAGTTTTATCATGCCAACGTTCGATAAAATCTTGAATCTGTGCTGGTTCTAAATCTTGCAACATGAAGTGGCGAAACTCTGCATCTCGCAATTGTTGCTGCTTATAGCCGATAATCCGAGAAGTGACAATTACCTGCACATCGGGATATTCATTAGTGAAGCGATGAATACAGGTAATTACTTCTTCCCGCTTCGCCGATTCAAAGATTTCATCCAAACCATCAAACATGACTAAAGCGTTACCAGCCTTTAGCTGCTCATGCAATTTATGCTGATTGAGGTGATAAAAACAATTGGGACTATTATGGTAAAATTGAAGGAAATTATTACAACTACCCGCATCGCGATCGCGCATATAATTGCGTAATTCAATCAGCAAAGGAATTGGCAGATTAAAATCATTCTGTTCGAGAGTTTTTTCTACCCAATCTAATGCTAGGTATTGCAACAATGTAGACTTGCCGGAACCAGGATCGCCTAAAATAACTAGATAATTCTTGCGTTGCTTATCTCGAATAACATCTAATACTGAACGGATTGGCTGTTCAAAATAAGTGCGTTGATAACGTTCTGTTTCTTCTTGAAATTTTTCTATTTCAAATTCCGCATCTAATTGTTTACTTTCTTGTAGTCTGCGGAGATGTTCTTTAGGCAGTTCTGGTAAAACCTGATAAACTTGCCGCACATTTTGCGGGATAAACATTTGCCATAAATTTACCGGATGTTCGCGGGCTGTAGTTTCTAAACTATCTAACTTCAGATTGCCGTAGCGTTCGCGAATAGTTTCTAAATATCGCGGTAAATTAAAATCCTTGGGAATATCAGCGTTTTCTCTTAAAGTCTTATCAATACTGGATAATTTTTGAAGTTCCAAGATATAGCGTAATTCTTCTGAATCCGAAAGAATATCTTGAACTTGTATGAGATACTGTTCTGTAATTGTTTGCCAGTTAAATTTAGGTGGTAAAGGTTGGAGTTGAAGTCTTTTCCAACTATCTGCTAGTGTTTTAAAATCTATATAATCACATTTAATATCAAAAGCCTGACCAAGAATTTCTTTAACCGACTTATCACGGATAAATTGATTGATATCTTCAGCGTAATTTTGAATTTCAGTTTCCGAAAGTTTGCAACGAACCTTTAACTGCTGTTGCATCAGTTGCAAAAATTCGGTCAGCGCCATGACAACAGCTTTTTGAAGCGGTTCTTCTTTAAAGGGAGCAGTTACAGCATTATTAAAGATATG
This portion of the Nostoc sp. GT001 genome encodes:
- a CDS encoding HEAT repeat domain-containing protein, whose protein sequence is MIVEWFTLWIGQKTVGFLVKTIISEEFFKDLVKDYAKDFLKHIFNNAVTAPFKEEPLQKAVVMALTEFLQLMQQQLKVRCKLSETEIQNYAEDINQFIRDKSVKEILGQAFDIKCDYIDFKTLADSWKRLQLQPLPPKFNWQTITEQYLIQVQDILSDSEELRYILELQKLSSIDKTLRENADIPKDFNLPRYLETIRERYGNLKLDSLETTAREHPVNLWQMFIPQNVRQVYQVLPELPKEHLRRLQESKQLDAEFEIEKFQEETERYQRTYFEQPIRSVLDVIRDKQRKNYLVILGDPGSGKSTLLQYLALDWVEKTLEQNDFNLPIPLLIELRNYMRDRDAGSCNNFLQFYHNSPNCFYHLNQHKLHEQLKAGNALVMFDGLDEIFESAKREEVITCIHRFTNEYPDVQVIVTSRIIGYKQQQLRDAEFRHFMLQDLEPAQIQDFIERWHDKTFTQAEERDKNIKRERLQRVINESKAISELAQNPLLLTMMAILNLKRELPRDRSELYKDASEVLLHNWDEGRNLKPDERLDIIDYKDKQAMLRQVAYLMQTSEKGLAGNIIYADDLEAIFTKYLQSIPVSDARDKARRLMKQLRDRNFILCFLGADYYAFVHRTFLEYFCAWEFVWQFEKERSITIEFLKTEVFGKHWQDETWHEVLLLIAGMIDAKFVGEILDYLMAQDGEEEKFINFFLAAKCLVEVRNRSVIESVANKLLYKLKDLTKYDLWYYYEPYDDEEETELVQKIRTQAVATVAVVWKDNWDTLHWLKDRATADDNEYVRGAAIQALASNFKDDPDIGSILQDRATADDNEYVRGAAIQALASNFKDDPDTRSFLKDRATADDDEDVRYTAIEALASNFKDDLDTHSFLKNCATTDYAWDLRYAAIETLASNFKDEPDTHSLLKDLTTAENEEYVRRVAIEVLASNFKDEPDTHSFLKDLTTTENEEYVRRAAIQALASNFKDEPDTCSILKKLTTADNYEDVRYAAIKALASNFPDDLDTRSILKNLTTAENEEYVRRVAIEALASNFKDDSDTRSILKDRATADDQWVVRRVAIEALASNLKDDPDTRSILKDRATADDQWVVRRAAIEALASNFKDDPDTHLFLKNRATADNQWIVRGAAIEALASNFKDDPDTQLFLKDCTTADNHEDVRYTAIEVLASNFKDDPDTRLILKDRATADNDGDVRRAAIEALAKHFRNKSELFEIYYNCAVNDPFERKQDYEINPRRIALEIIIKQFPQHPQTLPLLHDKAENDPDEEVREFAQQKLAELEK